The genomic stretch CTGTGAAGGACTGGCAGTGAGAGTGGAAGTGGGAGTTGGGAAGGGGCTACATCAGGGAGCcgacgtctctctctctacgcctGACAGCTACTTCACGTCTCTCTCTACGCCTGACAGCTACTTCAGGGATCCTGCACTGGACTCCACAACCATTAGGGGTCTGGGTCCGGGTCCGATAAATCTCTAAGAATCTGGGGAAACTCTCTTTGGAAAACGTAAATATTGTTACTGCTCAAGGTCACATTATTCGTAAAATATACTGAAGAAATAGTGAcgacaaaatatacacacatttattaagTTAACATGTTCTACTGATATGCTACCCTATTTTAACCACCGACATTCGATAGTACCCTACGTTTAGACAAAAACAGCCACGCAATTAGACCACCAATTAGAGCACCAATTAGACCACCAATTAGACCACCAATTAGACCCCCACTAGCTGTCCTGGTCACTAATGTGGAAACCAAAGGGCATTGGGAGCTCGGAGAATGATACAGTGTATTCTTTTCAGGGGTGAAAATCATCTTTTTTTCGAATCAGAACTTTTGATGTGTTATTTTTTGTCAACATTTACAACTTGTGTTTGGTGTAAACTAGtggcagtgaggaggaggaggaggatgaagagaaagatgaTGCTTACGGAAGATCTTGACGTTGACAGTGGCCTCTCCCTCCTCGCTGCCGCGGCGCGCCACACACTTGTAGGTGCCGGCGTCGTCCAGGGTGGCGCtgtagagggtgagggtggacgTGGTCTCGTCGGTCCGGGTTACTGTGATGTCCGGGCGGTTCGGCTCGATCTTCTCCCCCGACGGAGAAAACCAGTCGATCTCCTTCGCACCTGCCACAACTACCAAAGagacatggacagacacacacacacacacacacacacacacacacacacacacggacagacagacagacacacacacacacacacatggacagacacacgcacgcgcacgcaaaAAGAGAGAACATGTTTGTGGTCCATTTCCCAAAGATTAAAATGTGTGACCTCTGCTCATCCCAAACTCCAGTATGCATACTCCAGCTAATGAGCTCTCCAGTATGCATACTCTAGCTTCAGCTCTCCAGTATGCATACTCCAGCTATGAGCTCTCCAGTATGCATACTCTAGCTTCAGCTCTCCAGTATGCATACTCCAGCTATGAGCTCTCCAGTATGCATACTCCAGCTATGAGCTTTCCAGTATGCATACTCCAGCTATGAGCTCTCCAGCTAATGAGCTCTCCAGTATGCATACTCTAGCTTCAGCTCTCCAGTATGCATACTCCAGCTATGAGCTTTCCAGTATGCATACTCCAGCTATGAGCTCTCCAGCTAATGACCTCTCCAGTATGCATACTCTAGCTTCAGCTCTCCAGTATGCATACTCCAGCTATGAGCGTTCCAGTATGCATACTCCAGCTAATGAGCTCTCCAGTATGCATACTCCAGCTTCAGCTCTGT from Clupea harengus unplaced genomic scaffold, Ch_v2.0.2, whole genome shotgun sequence encodes the following:
- the LOC122129815 gene encoding neural cell adhesion molecule 1-like — its product is MIWTKDFILVSLLIVTAGALQVDIMPAQGEISVGEGKFFLCEVVAGAKEIDWFSPSGEKIEPNRPDITVTRTDETTSTLTLYSATLDDAGTYKCVARRGSEEGEATVNVKIFRKHHLSLHPPPPPHCH